The Desulfonatronum lacustre DSM 10312 region CCGTGCTCGACACCGTGATCAACGACGCGGACTGCACCATTATCAGCCGGCGAGACGCACCTGCCGCCGTGATCATGTCCATGGACTCCTACAACAGTTTGATGGAGACCGTGCATTTGCTGAAATCTCCGGCCAACGTCGACCATTTGCGGGAATCCATCCAGCAGTACAGGGAGGGTCGGCTGGTCGAGAGAGAGACGACCGATGAATAGGCGCCTGGCCTGGACCATCGCGGCCTGGACTGACTATGTGTTTTGGCAAACCCAGGATAAAAAGACGCTCAAAAGGATCAACAAACTCATTGCCGATGCGCAACGCTCTCCATTCGAAGGAATCGGCAAGCCTGAAGCACTCAAGGAAAACCTAGCCGGATTCTGGTCACGGCGGATCGATGAGACGAACCGCCTGGTTTACGCGGTGGACGACACCTCCATCACGATCATTTCCTGCCGGTATCACTACTGAGACGCACCGCAAGGTCAAGCTGCCTATCGAGCAGGTCGTTTACACCGCGAAACTGCTTGACGGCCCAACTTCAGGGGCCTAAAATCGGGCTTGATTTTGGCCTCTCAAGACAACAAAGAAGGAGGAAAAATGCTTCAAGCCAAATTCAGTCTGGACAAGCCGCAACATCGTTTCATCCAGCAATATAGAGACTTGGGATTCAAGGACAAAAGCCAGATGGTCCGGGTTGCCCTGGACCGCCTGAGCAACGACTTGGAGCAGCAGCGACTGCGGGAATCCGCGGCCCTGTATGCCGAGGTCCATGCCCAGGATACGGAAACACCTGAATGGAGCGATGATGTGGTGGCAAAGTGGCCGGAGTGATGCTTTTGAAACGAGGGATGGTCATCGACGTCAACCTTGATCCCGTCAAAGGTTCGGAGACCGGCAAGGTTCGCCCCTGCGTCATTGTCACCAACGATACCTACAACGCCCGCGTCCCGGTGATTCAGGTCACTCCGATCACGGCGTTCACCGAGAAAAAAGGGCGCATCGTCACCAACGTGATCATCGAACCCACGAAACAAAACGGACTGTCCAAGCAATCCGTGGCCGACTGCCTGCAAACCCGTCCCATTGATCATCAATCTCGTTTCGTGGCCGTTCGCGGCGAACTGGCCGCGGAGGTCATGGCCCAGGTCGATCAGGCTTTGCGGCGGGTTTTCAG contains the following coding sequences:
- a CDS encoding type II toxin-antitoxin system Phd/YefM family antitoxin yields the protein MRIVSFSEARNGLKAVLDTVINDADCTIISRRDAPAAVIMSMDSYNSLMETVHLLKSPANVDHLRESIQQYREGRLVERETTDE
- a CDS encoding Txe/YoeB family addiction module toxin, with the translated sequence MNRRLAWTIAAWTDYVFWQTQDKKTLKRINKLIADAQRSPFEGIGKPEALKENLAGFWSRRIDETNRLVYAVDDTSITIISCRYHY
- a CDS encoding type II toxin-antitoxin system PemK/MazF family toxin yields the protein MLLKRGMVIDVNLDPVKGSETGKVRPCVIVTNDTYNARVPVIQVTPITAFTEKKGRIVTNVIIEPTKQNGLSKQSVADCLQTRPIDHQSRFVAVRGELAAEVMAQVDQALRRVFSLA